Proteins encoded within one genomic window of Nordella sp. HKS 07:
- a CDS encoding adenylate/guanylate cyclase domain-containing protein, with product MAETRPLRRLAAILVADIVGYSRRMEADEAGTLVALKQWREEILGPLVGEHAGRIVKVMGDGVLIEFTSAVNAVACAQAIQAQTAEANATAAEENRNLLRVGINLGDIVEEGSDIYGDGVNIASRLEALAPPAGICIAASVHDAVFGKIAMAAEDLGECQLKNIARPVRAYVLRYGAPAEPRSPQPLPLPDKPSIAVLAFDNLSGDPEQEYFADGIVEEIITALSRIKWLFVIARNSSFVYKGRMVDVKQVGRELGVRYVLQGSVRKSGSRVRITGQLIDAATGIQIWADRFEGALEDIFDLQDQVTMRVVGAIFPKLEEAEIARVKSKPTESLDAYQCYMRGMAAFYQMSEESNQSAFTHFYRAIELDSNFASAYGMAARSYAQRKAFGWRSIDAWEMAETERLARRAAALGKDDATALTAAGVALAYVIGDLDSGDAMITRALSLNPNFASAWLFSGWVKVWLGEPVAAIDHVSRAMRLSPQDPNMFNMQAATAAAHFLAGRHEEALVMAVAAVENQPNYALANSILAASAAHCERPAIARAAVARLRVQEPGLRISRITDLFPVRSSGDLAKLAEGLSKAGLPG from the coding sequence ATGGCCGAAACGCGACCGCTTCGCCGTCTTGCCGCTATCCTGGTCGCGGATATCGTCGGCTATTCGCGCCGGATGGAGGCCGATGAGGCGGGCACGCTGGTCGCACTCAAGCAATGGCGCGAAGAGATCCTTGGGCCGCTGGTCGGCGAGCATGCCGGCCGGATTGTCAAGGTCATGGGCGATGGGGTGCTGATCGAGTTCACCAGTGCCGTCAACGCGGTAGCATGCGCTCAAGCGATCCAGGCCCAAACTGCCGAAGCCAATGCCACGGCAGCGGAAGAGAACCGAAATCTGCTGCGCGTCGGCATCAATCTCGGTGACATCGTCGAGGAAGGCTCCGACATCTATGGCGATGGCGTAAATATCGCCAGCCGCCTCGAAGCTCTGGCGCCGCCGGCCGGCATTTGCATCGCCGCGAGCGTCCACGACGCGGTCTTCGGTAAGATCGCTATGGCCGCAGAGGATCTAGGCGAGTGCCAACTCAAGAACATCGCCCGGCCGGTGCGCGCCTATGTGCTGCGCTATGGCGCGCCGGCGGAGCCGCGCTCGCCTCAGCCTTTGCCGCTTCCAGATAAGCCCTCCATCGCGGTTCTCGCCTTCGACAATCTGAGTGGCGATCCCGAGCAGGAGTATTTCGCCGACGGGATCGTAGAGGAGATCATAACCGCGCTGTCTCGGATCAAGTGGTTGTTCGTCATCGCTCGCAATTCGAGTTTTGTCTATAAGGGCCGGATGGTCGATGTAAAGCAGGTCGGGCGTGAGCTTGGCGTGCGTTATGTCCTTCAAGGCAGTGTGCGCAAATCGGGAAGCAGGGTGCGCATCACTGGGCAACTCATCGATGCCGCGACCGGCATCCAGATCTGGGCCGACCGTTTCGAAGGCGCACTTGAGGATATTTTCGATCTGCAGGACCAGGTGACCATGCGGGTTGTCGGCGCCATCTTCCCTAAATTGGAGGAAGCCGAGATCGCGCGGGTGAAGAGCAAACCGACGGAAAGCCTTGATGCCTATCAATGCTATATGCGGGGCATGGCTGCCTTCTATCAAATGAGTGAGGAGAGTAACCAGTCGGCGTTCACGCATTTCTACCGGGCAATCGAACTCGATTCGAATTTTGCATCTGCCTATGGGATGGCGGCGCGCAGTTATGCCCAGCGTAAGGCCTTCGGCTGGCGTTCCATCGACGCGTGGGAGATGGCCGAAACGGAGCGGCTGGCACGGCGCGCCGCGGCGCTCGGCAAGGATGATGCAACGGCGCTGACCGCGGCTGGCGTTGCTCTCGCTTATGTAATCGGCGATCTCGACAGCGGCGATGCCATGATCACGCGCGCTCTCTCGCTCAATCCCAATTTCGCCTCGGCTTGGCTGTTCAGCGGTTGGGTGAAAGTGTGGCTAGGCGAGCCTGTCGCGGCGATCGACCATGTGTCGCGCGCCATGCGTTTGAGCCCTCAGGACCCAAATATGTTCAACATGCAAGCGGCGACCGCCGCGGCACATTTTCTCGCCGGTCGCCATGAGGAGGCACTCGTGATGGCGGTGGCAGCCGTTGAAAATCAGCCAAATTATGCTCTGGCAAATAGCATTCTTGCCGCGAGTGCGGCCCATTGCGAAAGGCCGGCCATAGCCAGGGCCGCCGTGGCGCGCTTGCGGGTTCAGGAGCCGGGACTTCGGATATCACGGATTACCGATCTTTTCCCCGTGCGCAGCTCAGGCGACCTTGCCAAACTAGCCGAGGGATTGAGCAAAGCAGGCTTGCCGGGGTGA